In the Chloroherpetonaceae bacterium genome, one interval contains:
- a CDS encoding DUF4292 domain-containing protein, with protein sequence MPRPQMPHYLAAMVMLLAGLSMSCRTTKVEKPSFPNTPVQSQAIDERYLVPLQKAASGYQSIQTLEGYANVEIDAPEIRQTLSCLVKIKRNEAMYIVGTIFLGIVAAESFLREDSVFVYVPLQNLLLVGQNKPENIRRAVGFAASFAQASDAFLGIAHLSSPLDSLQSLHAQNGRILYVFQVGAEKEVIELDSLSQQIYAWVRLDSLSRPVLKVTFEEFELAAADSLQRLLPKRIEAIAWQYAALEASTARRVKIYYLARTINPKDFAISFQAPRAAMIRRLEELNFFQR encoded by the coding sequence ATGCCACGCCCGCAAATGCCCCACTACCTTGCTGCAATGGTTATGCTCTTAGCTGGGCTAAGTATGAGTTGCCGCACTACAAAAGTAGAGAAGCCCAGTTTTCCCAACACACCCGTGCAGTCCCAAGCTATAGATGAGCGCTACTTAGTGCCTCTCCAAAAGGCTGCGTCAGGCTACCAGAGCATTCAGACGCTTGAAGGCTACGCTAATGTAGAAATTGACGCACCTGAAATCCGTCAAACGCTAAGCTGCCTTGTAAAAATCAAGCGCAATGAAGCAATGTATATCGTCGGCACCATTTTCTTAGGTATAGTGGCAGCAGAATCGTTCTTGCGAGAGGATAGCGTATTTGTGTATGTGCCACTGCAGAATCTACTTCTGGTTGGTCAAAATAAGCCAGAGAACATTCGCCGGGCTGTTGGTTTTGCCGCAAGTTTTGCACAAGCCAGTGATGCATTTTTAGGCATTGCACACCTTAGCAGTCCGCTGGATTCTCTTCAAAGCCTGCACGCTCAAAATGGACGCATTCTGTATGTCTTTCAAGTCGGTGCGGAAAAGGAAGTGATAGAGCTGGATAGCCTTTCGCAGCAAATTTACGCTTGGGTGCGCCTTGACAGCCTGAGTCGCCCAGTGCTCAAGGTAACATTTGAGGAGTTTGAGTTAGCAGCAGCGGATAGTCTGCAACGGCTTTTACCAAAACGCATTGAAGCCATAGCATGGCAATACGCTGCCTTAGAAGCGAGCACCGCACGCCGAGTGAAAATTTACTACTTAGCCAGAACGATTAACCCGAAAGACTTCGCAATTTCCTTTCAAGCGCCCAGAGCCGCTATGATTCGCCGCTTGGAGGAACTCAACTTCTTTCAGCGCTAA
- a CDS encoding (2Fe-2S)-binding protein has product MAEICITVRYGAEKEEIVRITTDNPTGRTLQDLALDEGLSIGGACGGLGLCTTCRVQVVAGAEKLGKLTRAEKEFLSQGLLKDNERLACQISPTHDLSVIVEK; this is encoded by the coding sequence ATGGCCGAAATTTGCATCACCGTGCGATATGGTGCAGAGAAAGAAGAAATCGTGCGGATAACAACTGATAACCCGACTGGAAGAACACTGCAAGATTTGGCCTTAGACGAGGGATTGAGCATCGGAGGCGCCTGTGGCGGCTTGGGACTGTGCACCACATGCCGAGTGCAGGTTGTCGCAGGAGCCGAAAAACTGGGAAAGCTGACACGCGCTGAAAAAGAGTTTCTCTCACAAGGCCTGCTGAAAGATAATGAACGGTTAGCGTGCCAAATTTCGCCAACCCACGACCTAAGCGTAATTGTAGAAAAATAG
- the asnS gene encoding asparagine--tRNA ligase translates to MQAETLSRPVVSISHLGEHLGEVVVIKGWLYNIRSSGKLMFPEIRDGSGIVQGVVSKKDVSEQVWETCERLTQESSIIVTGEVSRHPKLPDTYELQIRDLELVHLAQGYPITPKEHGIEFLSDHRHLWLRSRRQWAIMRVRHEVINAIRDFFNAREFILVDSPIITPNAVEGTTTLFELDYFDLGKAYLTQSGQLYAEASAMAFGKVYTFGPTFRAEKSKTRRHLTEFWMVEPEMAYYDLEMNMNLAEELVEYVVQRTLERRKEELKLLERDLSKLEKVTRPFYRLSYTDAVKWLNEHNVKLIKKQEDGSELRIDFPWGEDFGAPQEEAIMQQFDKPCIIHRYPAAVKAFYMKRDPENPELALAMDMLAPEGAGEIIGGSQREDDYETLVQRIKEHNLPMQPFEWYLDLRRYGSVPHSGFGMGLERVVKWICGLEHIRETSPYPRMIYRNTP, encoded by the coding sequence ATGCAAGCAGAGACGCTTTCAAGACCGGTTGTATCTATTTCGCATCTTGGTGAGCACCTTGGTGAAGTGGTAGTCATCAAGGGGTGGCTCTATAACATTCGTTCTTCAGGCAAGCTGATGTTTCCTGAAATCCGAGATGGTTCAGGCATCGTGCAAGGCGTTGTGTCTAAGAAAGATGTCAGCGAGCAAGTCTGGGAAACGTGTGAGCGACTGACGCAAGAAAGTTCAATTATCGTCACAGGGGAGGTCAGCCGCCATCCGAAGTTGCCCGATACCTACGAGCTACAAATCCGCGACCTTGAGCTGGTGCATCTGGCTCAAGGTTACCCCATTACACCTAAGGAACACGGCATAGAGTTTCTCTCTGACCACCGCCATCTTTGGCTGCGCTCTCGCCGCCAGTGGGCAATTATGCGCGTGCGCCACGAGGTCATTAACGCTATTCGTGACTTTTTCAATGCACGTGAGTTCATTTTGGTTGACTCACCCATCATTACACCCAACGCAGTTGAAGGCACCACAACGCTTTTTGAACTGGACTACTTCGACTTGGGCAAAGCCTATCTGACACAGTCAGGGCAACTTTATGCTGAAGCCTCTGCAATGGCGTTTGGCAAAGTCTATACATTTGGTCCCACATTTCGCGCTGAAAAATCAAAGACCCGCCGCCACCTTACAGAGTTCTGGATGGTAGAGCCTGAAATGGCTTACTATGACCTTGAAATGAATATGAACTTAGCAGAAGAGCTTGTGGAATATGTGGTGCAGCGCACGCTTGAGCGGCGCAAAGAGGAACTCAAACTCTTGGAGCGTGACCTCAGCAAATTGGAAAAAGTTACGCGCCCATTTTACCGCCTCTCTTACACCGACGCCGTAAAGTGGCTCAATGAACACAATGTCAAGCTCATCAAAAAGCAAGAGGACGGCAGTGAGCTCCGTATTGACTTTCCTTGGGGTGAAGACTTTGGTGCTCCGCAGGAAGAGGCGATTATGCAACAGTTCGATAAGCCCTGCATTATCCACCGCTATCCTGCTGCTGTCAAAGCCTTCTATATGAAGCGCGACCCTGAAAACCCAGAGTTGGCGCTCGCAATGGATATGCTGGCTCCCGAAGGCGCTGGCGAAATCATCGGCGGCTCACAGCGCGAAGATGACTACGAAACGCTCGTCCAGCGCATCAAAGAACATAACCTGCCGATGCAGCCTTTTGAGTGGTATTTGGATTTACGCCGCTACGGCAGTGTGCCTCACTCGGGCTTTGGCATGGGCTTAGAGCGCGTGGTTAAGTGGATTTGCGGTCTTGAGCACATTCGCGAAACTTCACCTTATCCAAGAATGATCTACCGCAATACACCCTAA
- a CDS encoding RidA family protein: MSSVEQKLASMGITLPPVTKPLAAYTPAVQSGNMVYVSGQLPLVNGELVRPGGKGKVGAIVSKEDAKAAARICAINSLAALKSLIGDLDRVVRVVKLTVFVASESGFTEQPFVGNGASEFFKEVFGEKGEHARSAVGVAELPLGASVEVEAIYEVR; encoded by the coding sequence ATGTCGTCTGTCGAACAGAAGCTTGCTTCAATGGGCATTACCTTGCCCCCTGTTACCAAGCCACTTGCGGCTTACACGCCCGCTGTGCAATCGGGCAATATGGTCTATGTATCGGGTCAATTGCCGCTTGTAAATGGCGAATTGGTTCGCCCCGGTGGCAAAGGCAAAGTTGGCGCTATCGTCAGCAAGGAAGATGCCAAAGCAGCGGCACGGATATGTGCTATTAATTCTCTTGCCGCACTTAAATCACTCATTGGTGATTTGGATAGAGTGGTGCGCGTGGTCAAACTGACTGTGTTCGTTGCAAGCGAGTCGGGCTTTACGGAGCAACCTTTCGTTGGGAATGGCGCTTCCGAATTCTTCAAAGAAGTGTTTGGTGAGAAAGGCGAACATGCCCGTAGCGCCGTCGGCGTCGCCGAGTTACCCTTGGGCGCAAGTGTGGAAGTGGAAGCCATCTATGAAGTGCGTTAG
- a CDS encoding transcriptional repressor, with protein sequence MKTSVASSRSKKSAAKVVASTPTSSNPPSIAQVEEIFREFLRKKGYRVTPERSAILREIYADPGHFDADELFIKLKQKKYAISRATVYNTLDLLVECNLVSQNSFGHKHLHYERTYGYEHHDHIICNQCGEVFEFTCPQIEAQQEAVCRQFGFEIKQHTLQIFADCTKPDCERKKRATFGASN encoded by the coding sequence ATGAAGACATCAGTTGCATCATCTCGCTCTAAGAAAAGTGCGGCAAAGGTCGTGGCATCGACGCCTACTTCATCGAACCCGCCATCGATTGCACAGGTCGAGGAAATTTTCCGTGAGTTCTTGCGCAAGAAAGGCTATCGCGTCACACCTGAGCGCAGTGCGATTTTGCGCGAAATCTACGCCGACCCTGGACACTTCGATGCCGATGAGCTTTTTATCAAGCTCAAGCAGAAAAAGTATGCCATCTCGCGCGCCACAGTCTACAACACGCTGGATTTGCTCGTGGAGTGCAACCTTGTGAGTCAGAATAGTTTTGGGCACAAGCACCTGCATTACGAGCGCACCTACGGCTATGAACATCACGACCACATTATTTGCAATCAATGCGGTGAAGTCTTCGAGTTCACCTGTCCGCAGATCGAGGCACAGCAGGAAGCCGTCTGCCGTCAGTTTGGCTTTGAAATCAAGCAACATACGCTTCAGATTTTTGCCGACTGCACCAAGCCTGACTGCGAGCGCAAGAAGCGTGCCACGTTTGGAGCATCGAACTAA
- a CDS encoding TonB-dependent receptor, whose translation MEHRTNPLAQLIALSVCLCFFFFTHLFPLFAQSTQPTGFGTLRGTVFESRVTLEQVSQSDSLGHLTTTTIRKRTALPVIGARVALRGTSYGAITDTAGFYQIKGIPRGTYDIIYSAQGYKTFVFKSITIKSDTITEIDMALSPIVSEASEITVTADRYERKLQELSLSVSILKPDFIVERNSNTLDEALRYVSGVSFTNQTPNIRASSGVSFGVGNRVQLLLDNVPFLAPDDGSARWDAFPVDFIERVEVIKGASSALYGSAGLGGTINIVTRNDFQNRTSLLTYVGLFDKPAFEIWQWSERARWQSGFELSHAQNFGKFCIYGSLTRRVSDSYRENADFRRWRLFTKATYQFSDAASLSLVGTFAEEQRGNGFFWRNIDAALLDGSPTKPRIASDNLIFAPTLNLKLSSLASLIVRNRFYRSRFEDTDGLTSLSSQLGTDAQLLIDFGKGFIVTGGVEGFLTDVRSNLYGNHSAVGAAIYLQSDLPLFKSLIASFGVRADGLSVNRESLIGRFNPRFGLNWTLGQHHTLRGNFGTAFRNPTISERFVATQTGFIQVQPNPSLRPESSMSFELGYLFSYSLPVELFRNFALTNVSLDVAAFSNVYDNLIEVRPTPAGFFSFQNITAANVLGYEISSTFAFNQRLLLLTLSYTHTNPIDYTDAANVRWLRYRHRRLFYVNAEANVGFLTLEWNYRFLSRFDTIDPELMLIVPDGNRLVDAHISDARLGTRFAFGTVGFVVNLMVRNLFNYNYVEQPGSLAPIRHFILQVRASV comes from the coding sequence TTGGAGCATCGAACTAATCCACTGGCACAGCTCATTGCTCTGTCTGTCTGCCTTTGTTTTTTCTTCTTTACACATCTCTTTCCACTTTTTGCACAGTCTACTCAGCCAACTGGGTTTGGCACGCTGCGTGGCACTGTTTTCGAAAGCCGCGTTACGCTCGAGCAAGTTTCGCAGTCAGACTCGCTCGGACATCTTACGACCACAACGATTCGCAAGCGCACTGCACTGCCCGTCATTGGCGCACGTGTCGCTTTGCGGGGCACTTCCTACGGCGCAATTACCGACACGGCTGGCTTCTACCAAATTAAGGGTATCCCACGTGGCACTTACGATATCATCTACTCCGCACAAGGCTATAAGACCTTCGTCTTCAAGTCTATTACCATTAAGAGCGATACCATTACGGAGATTGACATGGCACTTTCGCCTATTGTCTCCGAAGCGAGCGAAATCACCGTTACGGCTGACCGCTATGAGCGAAAACTGCAAGAACTGTCACTTTCAGTCTCCATCCTGAAACCTGATTTCATTGTAGAGCGCAATAGCAATACGCTGGACGAGGCGCTGCGCTATGTTTCTGGCGTTAGTTTTACCAACCAGACGCCCAACATTCGTGCTTCCAGTGGCGTTAGCTTCGGCGTGGGCAATCGCGTGCAACTTCTGCTCGATAATGTGCCCTTTCTTGCTCCCGATGATGGCTCCGCACGTTGGGACGCTTTTCCTGTAGATTTTATTGAGCGTGTTGAAGTCATTAAAGGGGCTTCATCGGCGCTCTATGGCTCGGCTGGACTGGGGGGCACAATTAACATTGTCACCAGAAATGACTTTCAAAACCGCACTTCGCTGCTCACTTATGTGGGTCTCTTTGATAAGCCGGCTTTTGAGATTTGGCAATGGTCGGAGCGAGCGCGCTGGCAATCGGGCTTTGAGCTGTCGCATGCACAAAATTTCGGCAAGTTTTGCATCTATGGCTCTCTTACACGGCGCGTCAGCGATAGCTACCGTGAAAATGCGGATTTTCGCCGCTGGCGACTCTTTACCAAAGCAACCTATCAATTCTCTGATGCCGCCTCACTTTCACTGGTTGGCACCTTTGCTGAAGAACAGCGCGGCAATGGTTTTTTCTGGCGCAATATTGATGCTGCGTTGCTCGACGGCTCACCTACGAAACCTCGCATTGCTTCAGACAATCTCATTTTTGCGCCAACACTTAACCTGAAACTATCCAGTCTGGCTTCTCTCATCGTGCGCAATCGCTTCTACCGCTCCCGCTTTGAAGATACCGATGGTCTCACTTCGCTTTCCTCTCAGCTTGGCACAGACGCACAGCTTTTGATAGATTTTGGTAAAGGGTTCATTGTTACAGGCGGTGTGGAGGGCTTCCTTACCGATGTGCGCTCAAACCTTTATGGCAATCATTCGGCTGTTGGTGCTGCGATTTACTTGCAGAGTGACCTTCCGCTGTTCAAGAGCCTAATTGCCAGCTTCGGGGTGCGTGCCGATGGACTTTCCGTGAATAGAGAGTCGCTCATCGGACGCTTCAATCCGCGTTTTGGACTGAATTGGACGCTTGGTCAGCATCACACCCTACGAGGCAATTTTGGCACAGCGTTTCGCAATCCTACGATTAGCGAGCGCTTTGTCGCAACACAGACTGGTTTTATTCAAGTGCAGCCTAATCCCAGCCTGCGTCCCGAAAGCAGTATGAGCTTCGAGCTTGGCTATCTTTTTAGCTACAGCCTTCCAGTTGAACTTTTCCGCAATTTTGCCCTTACGAATGTCTCGCTTGATGTGGCTGCTTTTTCAAATGTGTATGACAATTTGATTGAGGTACGTCCAACGCCTGCTGGCTTTTTTTCTTTCCAGAATATTACCGCTGCCAATGTTTTAGGCTACGAAATTTCCTCCACATTTGCCTTCAACCAGCGGCTTTTGCTTCTTACGCTTTCCTACACGCATACCAATCCGATTGACTACACCGACGCAGCAAATGTTCGCTGGCTGCGATACCGCCACCGCCGACTGTTTTATGTCAATGCAGAAGCAAATGTTGGCTTTCTTACGCTTGAATGGAACTACCGCTTTCTCAGTCGCTTTGACACAATCGACCCTGAACTGATGCTTATCGTGCCTGACGGCAATCGCTTGGTCGATGCGCATATCTCAGATGCACGGCTTGGCACTCGATTTGCTTTCGGCACAGTTGGTTTTGTCGTCAATTTGATGGTGCGAAATCTATTTAACTACAACTATGTAGAGCAGCCGGGCAGCCTTGCGCCGATTCGCCATTTCATTTTGCAAGTGCGCGCCAGTGTGTAG
- the msrA gene encoding peptide-methionine (S)-S-oxide reductase MsrA: protein MQVFVLISLLFASFVLYSEAQTKPENALTMSQVTNGQTEVMTVGGGCFWCVEAVFQRVEGVLKVESGYAGGTVPNPTYQQVCTGTTGHAEVVQVTFDPKKISYKELLEIFFRTHDPTTPNRQGNDVGPQYRSIILYHSEAQRQIAEEVIRETNAAKIWRDPIVTEVVPFTVFYKAEAYHQNYYNQNRLRNPYCIFVIDPKVEKLRKEYKAKLKKEYAKD from the coding sequence ATGCAAGTGTTCGTTCTCATTTCTCTGCTTTTCGCTTCCTTTGTGCTATACAGTGAAGCTCAAACTAAACCTGAGAATGCGCTCACCATGTCGCAAGTTACAAATGGGCAAACGGAGGTTATGACGGTTGGTGGCGGTTGTTTTTGGTGCGTAGAAGCCGTCTTCCAGCGAGTAGAAGGTGTCTTGAAGGTAGAGTCGGGCTACGCAGGTGGCACGGTGCCTAATCCAACCTATCAGCAGGTCTGCACCGGCACCACTGGACACGCAGAGGTCGTGCAAGTAACATTTGACCCAAAGAAAATTTCCTACAAAGAACTTTTAGAAATTTTTTTCCGCACTCATGACCCTACTACGCCTAATCGCCAAGGCAATGATGTAGGGCCTCAATACCGCTCCATTATTCTCTACCACAGTGAGGCGCAGCGCCAGATTGCTGAAGAGGTCATCCGTGAAACCAATGCTGCAAAAATTTGGCGAGACCCCATCGTCACAGAAGTGGTGCCTTTCACGGTTTTCTACAAAGCCGAAGCTTATCATCAAAATTACTACAACCAAAACCGCCTGCGTAATCCATACTGCATTTTTGTTATTGACCCGAAGGTAGAAAAACTGCGAAAGGAGTATAAAGCCAAGCTAAAAAAAGAATACGCCAAAGATTGA
- a CDS encoding 2Fe-2S iron-sulfur cluster-binding protein — translation MSASQTSTLGKPEAVTTPRHKVTFHFYNQPGVERVVEVDEGTTILEACMENAIRLQHNCGGACACSTCHVIIEKGMENLPEMSEEEEEQLDEAVGLTLKSRLGCQCRIYGDVTVFIPDQSIYLGH, via the coding sequence ATGAGTGCAAGTCAAACAAGCACATTGGGGAAGCCTGAGGCGGTAACTACGCCACGCCACAAGGTAACCTTCCACTTTTACAATCAGCCCGGTGTAGAGCGTGTAGTAGAGGTAGATGAAGGCACGACTATTCTGGAAGCCTGTATGGAAAATGCGATTCGCCTGCAGCACAACTGCGGGGGCGCGTGTGCTTGCTCAACTTGCCATGTGATTATTGAGAAGGGAATGGAAAATTTACCTGAGATGAGCGAAGAAGAAGAAGAGCAACTCGATGAAGCAGTCGGACTGACGCTCAAATCGCGCTTAGGGTGCCAGTGCCGCATCTATGGCGATGTGACGGTGTTTATTCCAGACCAATCGATTTACCTGGGGCATTAG